In a single window of the Flavobacteriales bacterium genome:
- a CDS encoding DUF853 family protein produces MDSIPHTIIGHIKSVNGSRLSVKLSDDFRSSMPIINGVVYRIGQIGSFVRIPLGYAHLYGLVTQAGAEAIPEKLLGNAQTDEATNSSRWITVVLVGERVRNRFERGVIQFPTPDDEVHLVTIDDLKIIYSEIDGDSSITVGQISSSESLPAHIDLNRFLSRHSAIVGSTGSGKSNTVSIILEAIASRKEFKSSRILLIDPHGEYNETLKPFSKVFRVNADLKNAEHELRIPFWALPFEELFSIFPGDLKESALDNVRANIQSRKSAAAKLLAKKPSDQSINADSPVPFSLNHLWYDLDDFEKQVFDKVKVGTEYELRFVERILEGNPVTLTPSQHQPPGAGGGNPNINKAAMGILTFLNGMRNRILDDRYRFLFNPGEYLPDANGKAEYDLDSLLASWLNDDKPITILDLSGVPSEIMTSISGTIIKIIYDSLFWGQELNVGGRKQPLLIALEEAHSYLKAGVDSISSRTVQTIAKEGRKYGVGLLLITQRPSELDETVLSQLGTLVALRMTNSKDRGHVGSVMPDDLNDLVSLLPSLRTGEGLVMGEAVKIPSRVKFDKVTYAPKSSDPVASEQWAKPKPSDDEYEELLLRWRNRKLKS; encoded by the coding sequence ATGGATAGTATCCCTCATACGATTATCGGACACATCAAGAGTGTTAATGGCAGTCGGTTATCGGTTAAGTTATCCGATGACTTCCGGTCTTCTATGCCCATCATTAACGGTGTTGTATACCGCATAGGTCAAATCGGCTCATTCGTTAGAATTCCGTTGGGATATGCTCATTTATATGGTTTGGTGACTCAAGCTGGTGCAGAGGCGATACCAGAAAAACTATTAGGAAACGCACAAACAGATGAGGCAACTAACAGTTCTCGCTGGATTACTGTGGTCCTGGTTGGTGAGAGGGTCAGAAACAGGTTTGAGCGTGGAGTTATTCAGTTTCCAACCCCCGATGATGAAGTGCATCTAGTCACGATTGATGACCTAAAGATTATTTACAGTGAAATAGATGGTGATAGCTCCATTACGGTTGGACAAATTAGTTCATCCGAGAGCCTTCCAGCGCATATTGATTTGAATAGGTTTCTATCTAGGCATAGCGCTATTGTTGGTAGTACTGGAAGCGGTAAATCAAACACAGTTTCCATAATTCTTGAGGCTATTGCTTCACGTAAAGAGTTTAAATCTTCCAGAATTCTGCTTATCGATCCGCACGGTGAATACAATGAAACTCTAAAACCGTTCAGTAAAGTGTTTAGAGTAAACGCAGATTTGAAGAATGCAGAACACGAGTTGCGTATCCCGTTTTGGGCTCTGCCATTTGAAGAGTTGTTTTCGATTTTTCCAGGAGACCTGAAGGAATCTGCCTTAGATAATGTTAGAGCCAATATTCAGAGTCGAAAAAGTGCGGCAGCTAAACTTTTGGCGAAAAAACCATCTGACCAATCAATTAACGCTGACAGTCCTGTGCCATTCAGTCTTAACCATCTTTGGTACGACCTAGACGATTTTGAAAAGCAAGTATTCGATAAGGTCAAAGTGGGAACTGAGTATGAGTTGCGGTTTGTAGAAAGGATTTTAGAAGGAAACCCAGTTACGCTTACGCCCAGTCAACATCAACCACCTGGAGCGGGCGGAGGAAACCCAAACATCAACAAAGCCGCTATGGGCATACTTACTTTCCTGAATGGCATGCGTAACCGAATATTGGATGATCGGTACAGATTCTTGTTCAATCCAGGAGAATATTTGCCCGATGCCAATGGTAAGGCTGAATACGATTTAGATAGCTTGTTGGCAAGTTGGCTGAATGACGATAAGCCAATTACAATTTTAGACTTGTCAGGCGTCCCTTCGGAAATCATGACATCGATTTCTGGGACGATTATCAAAATAATCTATGATTCACTTTTTTGGGGCCAAGAATTAAATGTTGGAGGGCGTAAACAACCACTATTGATAGCGTTGGAAGAAGCTCATAGTTATTTGAAAGCGGGCGTTGATTCTATTTCATCACGAACAGTTCAAACCATTGCAAAAGAAGGGCGAAAGTATGGGGTTGGTTTGCTGCTCATTACTCAACGCCCCTCGGAATTAGATGAGACTGTTCTTAGCCAATTAGGCACTTTAGTCGCTCTTCGCATGACTAACTCAAAGGATCGGGGACATGTTGGAAGCGTTATGCCTGATGACCTAAATGATCTTGTTTCTTTACTCCCAAGTCTTCGGACTGGAGAAGGGTTGGTTATGGGCGAAGCGGTTAAAATTCCTTCTAGAGTGAAATTTGATAAAGTCACCTACGCCCCAAAAAGTAGTGACCCTGTAGCTTCTGAACAATGGGCAAAGCCAAAACCAAGTGATGATGAATATGAAGAACTCTTACTACGTTGGCGTAATAGAAAACTAAAATCCTAG
- a CDS encoding KTSC domain-containing protein: MEIEKIYVSSSNIEAVGYDEATETLRVWFLNGSVYDYSGVNSLEFEGLRDAPSVGSYLHQNIKGQYPYVKVG; this comes from the coding sequence ATGGAAATAGAAAAAATTTATGTGTCCTCATCGAATATAGAGGCGGTCGGATATGATGAGGCAACGGAAACATTAAGGGTTTGGTTTCTTAATGGGTCCGTCTATGATTATTCCGGTGTTAATAGTCTGGAGTTTGAAGGGCTTCGAGATGCTCCTTCGGTTGGATCATACCTTCATCAAAACATCAAAGGGCAGTATCCTTATGTAAAAGTCGGTTAA